A genome region from Balneolaceae bacterium includes the following:
- the recR gene encoding recombination mediator RecR, which translates to MQGTSEILEQAIEQLAKLPGTGRKSARRIALHLLKQDEDSVVRLAESLISLKRSITRCESCGVISDHDPCSICSNPKRANGLICVVEESQDVYLIEKTGEFRGRYHVLGGVISPLDNIGPDDVRIRELMQRINEEGETVEEIILALNPDSEGEATSYYLNKLLRPHEDIRVTRIAYGIPMGSELEFIDEATLSRAFASRSSF; encoded by the coding sequence ATGCAGGGTACCTCCGAAATCCTGGAACAGGCCATCGAGCAGCTGGCCAAACTGCCGGGGACCGGCCGAAAATCGGCGCGACGCATCGCCCTCCACCTGCTCAAGCAGGACGAGGACAGCGTGGTCAGGCTGGCCGAATCCCTCATCAGTCTCAAGCGCTCCATCACCCGCTGCGAATCCTGCGGGGTGATCAGCGACCACGACCCCTGCTCCATCTGCTCCAATCCCAAGAGGGCCAACGGACTCATCTGCGTGGTAGAGGAGTCGCAGGACGTCTACCTCATCGAAAAGACCGGCGAGTTCCGCGGACGCTACCACGTGCTCGGCGGGGTCATCTCCCCCCTGGACAACATCGGCCCGGACGACGTGCGCATACGCGAGCTCATGCAGCGCATCAACGAGGAGGGGGAAACGGTGGAGGAGATCATCCTCGCCCTCAACCCCGACTCCGAGGGGGAGGCCACCAGCTACTATCTGAACAAGCTACTGCGGCCCCACGAGGATATTCGGGTCACCCGCATCGCCTACGGCATTCCCATGGGCTCCGAGCTGGAATTCATTGACGAGGCCACCCTCTCGCGGGCCTTTGCCAGCCGCAGTTCCTTCTGA
- a CDS encoding redoxin domain-containing protein has protein sequence MELHGTAAESLARTINRKNDMIETGERIDTDFELDVVEGGEHRTLSFGELLDRPTVVSVYMKNNTSSCDRQVASLAGESGWFDERGYNLVALSKNGWRSHRNYAEKMNVDFVLASDPDYLFAEATDSVVEKQMFGNSYEAPSRSAWVIGTDGTVLGRIANVNTKEHAAELKELIGGLKK, from the coding sequence ATGGAGTTGCATGGTACGGCGGCGGAAAGCCTGGCCCGAACGATCAACAGGAAAAACGACATGATTGAAACCGGCGAACGCATAGACACCGATTTCGAACTCGACGTGGTAGAGGGCGGGGAGCACCGCACGCTTTCCTTCGGTGAGCTGCTGGACCGGCCCACGGTGGTGTCCGTCTATATGAAAAACAACACCTCCTCCTGCGACCGGCAGGTGGCCAGCCTGGCCGGAGAGTCCGGCTGGTTCGACGAGCGGGGCTACAACCTGGTGGCCCTCAGCAAGAACGGCTGGCGCTCGCACCGCAACTACGCCGAGAAGATGAACGTGGATTTCGTACTGGCCTCCGACCCCGACTACCTCTTCGCCGAAGCCACCGATTCGGTGGTCGAAAAGCAGATGTTCGGGAATAGCTACGAGGCGCCCTCCCGCTCGGCCTGGGTAATCGGCACCGACGGCACCGTCCTGGGACGTATAGCAAACGTGAATACCAAAGAACACGCCGCCGAGCTCAAGGAGCTTATCGGCGGCCTGAAGAAGTAG
- the topA gene encoding type I DNA topoisomerase: MKSLVIVESPTKIKTIKKFLPKDYVIDSSMGHIRDLPANAKEIPSKYKKEEWANLGVNVEENFEPLYVVPSGKKKVVTKLKKQLKDSDELILATDEDREGEAISWHLVQVLDPDIPVKRMVFREITREAIQEAMNHYRDIDMNLVNAQETRRIIDRLAGYTISPLLWKKISPGLSAGRVQSVAVRFLVARERERMKFRSARYWDLKAKLHKEEDDYIFDADLTHLDGKRIASGKDFDENTGKLKKPDSVVLLDDQTAGALRDELEDTEWTVARVDKSRKKRNPSPAFITSTLQQEANRKLGWTAKYTMQVAQRLYENGYITYMRTDSARLSGQAIGAARTAVEQEYGKDYLFDRPRNYGGGSKGAQEAHEAIRPSGSSFRKPEEAGLGGSEFKLYDLIWKRTVATQMAEAELEFTNVTIEADADGKTASFRTSGKKILFPGFFRAYVEGSDDPDAALENQENYLPEMSEGETVVEEGIEPISHETKPPARYTEATLVQELEKRGIGRPSTYATIISTIQDRGYCDAEGKTLVPTFTAFAVTELLEEHFPELVDSDFTSEMEGRLDEIARGRADTKEYLHSYYMGEKGLKRKVDQREDKIDPRDAKHLDLPLEGLDGMKVFVGRYGPYVRAERSGEELTTSIPDSWKPGDISVEKLRELLDAEEQGPQSLGEHPESGEPVYVLTGRYGPYVQVGEATDEKPKPPRASLLKGMKQEEVDLDLALQLLDLPRTLGKHPDTGKEVKAGVGRYGPFVLHDGTFASLRRGDHVLEVELDRALDLLASKKNKKKRSSVIKELGDHPAEGKPVRVLDGRYGPYIKFGKTNVSLPDDLKPEEVTMEQAVELIAEKRSK, encoded by the coding sequence ATGAAATCACTGGTCATAGTAGAGTCGCCCACCAAGATCAAGACCATCAAGAAATTCCTCCCCAAGGACTACGTGATTGATTCGTCCATGGGACACATCCGCGACCTGCCGGCCAACGCCAAGGAGATCCCCTCCAAGTATAAAAAAGAGGAATGGGCCAACCTGGGCGTGAATGTGGAGGAGAATTTCGAGCCTCTCTACGTGGTGCCCTCCGGCAAGAAGAAGGTGGTCACCAAGCTCAAAAAGCAGCTCAAGGACTCCGACGAGCTCATCCTGGCCACAGACGAGGACCGCGAGGGCGAGGCCATCTCCTGGCACCTGGTGCAGGTGCTCGATCCCGATATTCCCGTCAAACGCATGGTTTTCCGCGAGATCACCAGGGAGGCCATCCAGGAGGCCATGAACCACTACCGCGACATCGACATGAACCTGGTCAACGCCCAGGAGACGCGGCGCATTATCGACCGGCTGGCCGGCTACACCATCTCCCCGCTGCTCTGGAAGAAAATCTCCCCGGGCCTCTCGGCCGGGCGCGTACAGTCGGTGGCCGTGCGCTTCCTGGTGGCCCGCGAGCGCGAACGCATGAAGTTCCGCTCGGCGCGATACTGGGACCTCAAGGCGAAGCTGCACAAGGAGGAGGACGATTATATCTTCGATGCCGACCTGACACACCTGGATGGCAAGCGCATCGCCTCGGGCAAGGACTTCGACGAGAACACCGGCAAGCTGAAGAAGCCCGACTCGGTGGTGCTGCTCGACGACCAGACCGCAGGCGCCCTGCGCGACGAGCTGGAAGATACCGAGTGGACGGTGGCGCGGGTGGACAAGAGCCGCAAGAAGCGCAATCCCTCCCCCGCCTTCATCACCTCCACCCTGCAGCAGGAGGCCAACCGCAAGCTCGGCTGGACCGCCAAGTATACCATGCAGGTGGCGCAGCGCCTCTACGAGAACGGATATATCACCTACATGCGTACCGACTCGGCCCGCCTCAGCGGACAGGCCATCGGCGCGGCCCGCACCGCGGTGGAGCAGGAGTACGGCAAGGACTATCTCTTCGACCGGCCCCGGAACTACGGGGGCGGCTCCAAGGGCGCCCAGGAGGCCCACGAAGCTATCCGGCCCTCCGGCAGCTCCTTTCGCAAGCCGGAGGAGGCCGGGCTCGGCGGCTCGGAGTTCAAGCTCTACGACCTGATCTGGAAGCGCACTGTCGCCACCCAGATGGCCGAGGCCGAGCTGGAGTTCACCAACGTGACCATCGAGGCGGACGCCGACGGAAAGACCGCCTCCTTCCGGACCAGCGGCAAGAAGATCCTCTTCCCCGGCTTCTTCCGGGCCTACGTGGAGGGCAGCGACGACCCCGACGCCGCCCTGGAAAACCAGGAGAACTACCTGCCCGAGATGAGCGAGGGCGAGACAGTGGTCGAGGAGGGCATCGAACCCATTTCCCACGAAACCAAGCCCCCCGCCCGCTATACCGAGGCCACCCTGGTCCAGGAGCTGGAGAAGCGCGGCATCGGCCGCCCCAGTACCTACGCCACCATTATCTCCACCATACAGGACCGCGGCTACTGCGACGCCGAGGGCAAGACGCTGGTGCCCACCTTCACCGCCTTTGCGGTCACCGAGCTGCTTGAGGAGCACTTCCCCGAACTGGTGGACAGCGACTTCACCTCGGAGATGGAGGGGCGGCTTGACGAGATCGCCCGTGGGCGCGCCGACACCAAGGAGTACCTGCATTCCTACTACATGGGCGAAAAGGGACTCAAGAGGAAAGTGGACCAGCGCGAGGACAAGATCGATCCCCGCGATGCGAAGCACCTGGATCTGCCGCTGGAGGGTCTTGACGGCATGAAGGTCTTTGTAGGCCGCTACGGACCCTATGTGCGCGCCGAGCGCAGCGGCGAGGAGCTTACCACCTCCATCCCCGATTCCTGGAAGCCCGGCGACATCAGCGTGGAGAAGCTGCGCGAGCTGCTGGACGCCGAAGAACAGGGTCCCCAGAGCCTGGGCGAGCATCCCGAATCCGGTGAGCCGGTCTACGTGCTGACGGGCCGCTACGGGCCCTACGTGCAGGTGGGCGAGGCCACCGACGAAAAACCCAAGCCTCCGCGCGCCTCCCTGCTGAAAGGCATGAAGCAGGAGGAGGTGGATCTCGACCTGGCCCTGCAGCTGCTGGACCTGCCCCGCACCTTGGGCAAACACCCGGACACAGGCAAGGAGGTGAAGGCGGGGGTTGGGCGCTACGGACCCTTCGTGCTGCACGACGGCACCTTCGCCTCCCTGCGCCGCGGCGACCACGTGCTGGAGGTGGAGCTGGACCGCGCCCTGGATCTGCTGGCCAGCAAGAAGAACAAGAAGAAGCGAAGTTCGGTCATCAAGGAACTGGGCGACCATCCTGCCGAGGGCAAGCCGGTGCGCGTACTGGACGGGCGCTACGGACCCTACATCAAGTTCGGGAAGACCAACGTGAGCCTGCCGGACGACCTCAAGCCTGAGGAGGTCACCATGGAGCAGGCCGTGGAGCTCATCGCCGAGAAGCGGAGCAAGTAG
- a CDS encoding YbaB/EbfC family nucleoid-associated protein: MNKNMADMFGKFSELQEKVEQAKQQLAELEVEAEAGGGMVKVRANGQRKILSVTLDPDVIDPDDAEMMEDLVVAGVNKALEKAEEAAQEKMQNTYKDMMPGGGIPGMDMSKLGM, translated from the coding sequence ATGAACAAGAATATGGCAGACATGTTCGGAAAGTTTTCCGAACTGCAGGAGAAAGTTGAACAGGCCAAGCAGCAGCTGGCCGAACTGGAAGTGGAAGCCGAGGCCGGCGGGGGCATGGTGAAGGTGCGCGCCAACGGACAGCGCAAGATCCTGAGCGTGACCCTCGACCCCGACGTCATCGATCCCGACGACGCCGAAATGATGGAGGACCTGGTGGTCGCCGGGGTCAACAAGGCCCTCGAGAAAGCCGAGGAGGCCGCCCAGGAGAAAATGCAGAACACCTACAAGGACATGATGCCCGGCGGCGGCATCCCCGGCATGGACATGAGCAAGCTGGGGATGTAA
- a CDS encoding M1 family metallopeptidase, with protein MHPKFLILTILSLTLAGTAWSQGTDYWQQRAEYRMDITVDAENHQYDGHQVLTYTNNSPDTLRRVFYHLYFNAFQPGSMMDVRSRTIEDPDSRVGDRIVGLSEEEIGYQRIGSLTQDGEAVEWTVEGTVMEVTLDEPILPGQSTTFEMEWQAQVPLQIRRSGRDNAEGVEFSMSQWYPKLSEYDEDGWHPNPYVAREFYGVWGDFEVNITIDADYVMGASGQLQNPDEIGHGYQEEGVEVSHGEDEMITWRWRAEQVHDFMWGADPDFTHTTAQVPGGPLLHFLYQTDPVTENDDPEEQQQYLQNWRQLPSHTVRAFQFMSENFGQYPWETFSVIQGGDGGMEYPMGTLITGGRSLGSLVGVTVHEFIHMWYYGVLATNESRYPWIDEGFTTYASALTMGHLFGDGQDPNPHSGAYNTYFGIVESSDQEALDTHADHYHTNRAYGAASYSTGAVFLNQLRYIVGNEVFDRGMKRYFHAWKFKHPDGRDFLRVMERESGMVLDWYYQHFIESTRHIDYGITGVVGEGGETFVTLKRHELTPMPQEVLVTYADGSRELFYIPLRIMRGEKAAETDVPRTVLEDWPWTNPTYTLRIDRPASQIDSVELDPTNRVADIDRSNDTLDMSSYTMQNSDN; from the coding sequence ATGCATCCGAAGTTTCTCATACTTACGATTCTCAGCCTCACCCTCGCCGGCACCGCCTGGAGCCAGGGCACCGACTACTGGCAGCAGCGGGCCGAATACCGGATGGACATCACGGTGGACGCCGAGAACCACCAATACGACGGCCACCAGGTGCTCACCTACACCAACAACTCCCCGGACACCCTCCGGCGAGTCTTCTACCACCTTTACTTCAACGCCTTCCAGCCGGGCAGCATGATGGACGTGCGCTCGCGCACCATCGAGGACCCTGACAGCCGGGTGGGAGACCGCATTGTTGGACTGTCGGAGGAGGAGATAGGCTACCAGCGCATCGGCAGCCTCACCCAGGACGGCGAGGCGGTGGAGTGGACCGTGGAGGGCACCGTCATGGAGGTCACCCTGGACGAACCCATTCTTCCGGGCCAAAGCACCACCTTCGAGATGGAGTGGCAGGCCCAAGTGCCGCTGCAGATCCGCCGCTCCGGCCGCGACAACGCCGAGGGTGTGGAGTTTTCCATGAGCCAGTGGTATCCCAAGCTCAGCGAATACGACGAGGACGGCTGGCATCCCAATCCCTACGTGGCGCGTGAGTTCTACGGGGTATGGGGCGATTTCGAAGTGAACATCACCATCGATGCCGACTACGTGATGGGCGCCAGCGGACAGCTGCAGAATCCCGATGAGATCGGCCACGGTTACCAGGAGGAGGGCGTGGAGGTCTCCCACGGGGAGGATGAGATGATCACCTGGCGCTGGCGCGCCGAGCAGGTGCACGACTTCATGTGGGGCGCCGATCCCGATTTTACCCATACCACCGCGCAGGTGCCGGGAGGACCCCTGCTGCACTTCCTCTACCAGACCGACCCGGTGACCGAGAACGACGACCCCGAAGAGCAGCAGCAGTACCTGCAGAACTGGCGCCAGCTGCCCTCCCACACCGTCAGGGCCTTCCAATTCATGAGCGAAAACTTCGGGCAGTATCCGTGGGAAACCTTCTCGGTGATCCAGGGCGGCGACGGCGGCATGGAGTACCCCATGGGCACGCTGATTACCGGGGGACGCTCCCTGGGAAGCCTCGTCGGGGTGACCGTGCATGAGTTCATCCATATGTGGTACTACGGGGTGCTGGCCACCAACGAGAGCCGCTACCCCTGGATAGACGAGGGCTTCACCACCTACGCCTCCGCTCTCACCATGGGCCACCTCTTCGGGGACGGACAAGACCCGAACCCGCACTCCGGCGCCTACAACACCTACTTCGGCATCGTGGAGTCCTCTGACCAGGAGGCCCTGGATACCCACGCCGACCACTACCACACCAACCGGGCCTATGGCGCCGCTTCCTACTCCACGGGGGCCGTCTTCCTGAACCAGCTGCGCTACATCGTAGGCAACGAGGTCTTCGACCGCGGCATGAAGCGCTACTTCCATGCCTGGAAGTTTAAGCATCCCGACGGACGCGATTTCTTGCGGGTGATGGAGCGCGAGTCGGGCATGGTGCTCGACTGGTACTACCAGCACTTCATCGAGTCCACGCGCCATATTGACTACGGCATAACCGGCGTGGTGGGCGAGGGAGGCGAAACTTTCGTCACCCTCAAACGCCACGAGCTCACCCCCATGCCGCAGGAGGTGCTGGTCACCTACGCCGACGGCAGCCGCGAGCTCTTCTACATCCCGCTGCGCATCATGCGCGGGGAGAAGGCCGCCGAGACCGACGTGCCGCGCACGGTGCTGGAGGACTGGCCGTGGACCAACCCCACCTACACGCTGCGCATCGACCGGCCCGCCTCGCAGATCGACTCGGTGGAGCTCGATCCCACCAACCGGGTGGCCGACATAGACCGCAGCAACGACACCCTCGACATGAGCTCCTACACCATGCAGAATTCCGACAACTGA
- a CDS encoding NADP-dependent malic enzyme, which translates to MAPDDTKGDYGQQSLDAHRKYGGKLGIESKMPLDTREDLSIAYTPGVAEPCRAIADDRSKAYDYTWKSNTVAVVSDGSAVLGLGNIGPEASLPVMEGKCVLFKKFAQVDAVPVVLDTQDPGEIIAAVKAIAPTYGGINLEDIAAPKCFDIEERLKEELDIPVMHDDQHGTAVVTLAGMINAMRVTGRTMDELRIVINGSGAAGVAVVRLLQHMGVEEVIMCDSRGIIAEGRDGLNPVKQEMARLTNRRGVTGSLEDALVDADVFIGVSVPGVLNASMIRKMDDDPIIFALSNPVPEIMPDEAHRAGAGIVATGRSDFPNQINNVLAFPGLFRGALNARTRDFTYPMFVAAARAIADCVEQPTPEEIIPSAFDKRVAQQVAESVQDICRKRKES; encoded by the coding sequence ATGGCACCGGACGACACCAAAGGAGACTACGGGCAGCAGTCCCTCGACGCCCACCGCAAATACGGGGGCAAGCTGGGGATCGAATCCAAGATGCCGCTGGACACCCGCGAGGACCTGAGCATCGCCTACACGCCCGGGGTGGCCGAGCCCTGCAGGGCCATCGCGGATGACCGCAGCAAAGCCTACGACTACACCTGGAAGAGCAACACCGTGGCCGTGGTAAGCGACGGTTCGGCGGTGCTGGGACTGGGTAACATCGGCCCGGAGGCCTCCCTGCCGGTCATGGAGGGCAAATGCGTGCTCTTCAAAAAGTTTGCGCAGGTGGATGCCGTACCGGTGGTGCTCGACACCCAGGACCCCGGGGAGATCATCGCGGCCGTGAAGGCCATCGCCCCCACCTACGGGGGCATCAACCTGGAGGACATCGCCGCGCCGAAGTGCTTCGACATCGAGGAGCGCCTCAAGGAGGAGCTGGACATCCCCGTGATGCACGACGACCAGCACGGTACCGCCGTGGTCACCCTGGCCGGCATGATCAACGCCATGCGGGTCACCGGACGCACCATGGATGAGCTGCGCATCGTGATCAATGGCTCCGGCGCCGCCGGGGTGGCCGTGGTCAGGCTGCTGCAGCACATGGGCGTGGAGGAGGTGATCATGTGCGACAGCCGCGGCATCATCGCCGAGGGACGCGACGGGCTCAATCCCGTAAAGCAGGAAATGGCCCGCCTGACCAACCGGCGCGGGGTCACCGGCAGCCTGGAGGACGCCCTGGTCGACGCCGACGTCTTTATAGGCGTATCGGTACCCGGGGTGCTCAACGCCTCCATGATCCGCAAGATGGACGACGACCCCATCATTTTTGCCTTATCCAACCCCGTACCGGAGATCATGCCTGACGAGGCGCACCGGGCCGGTGCCGGTATCGTGGCGACGGGACGCTCCGACTTCCCCAATCAGATCAACAACGTGCTGGCCTTTCCGGGTCTCTTCCGCGGCGCCCTGAACGCCCGAACACGCGACTTCACCTACCCCATGTTCGTGGCTGCCGCCCGCGCCATTGCCGACTGTGTGGAACAGCCCACGCCCGAGGAGATCATCCCCAGCGCCTTCGACAAAAGAGTCGCCCAGCAGGTAGCCGAATCGGTGCAAGATATCTGCAGGAAAAGAAAGGAGAGCTAG
- the dnaX gene encoding DNA polymerase III subunit gamma/tau, with the protein MSDNYRALTRTYRPHTFDEIVSQKHVSDTLRNAIKKNRLAHAYMFSGPRGVGKTTMARVLARAVNDIDAEVDGESLNQTLNVVEIDAASNNGVDDIRDLREKVRIPPQNGRYKIYIIDEVHMLSKAAFNALLKTLEEPPDHVIFIFATTEPHKVLPTILSRVQRFDFKRLSIEEIVDHLDKVASEEGIRIDRESLHVIAKKADGALRDALGLLDQAIAFCGSDIRHEELLRALNVVSTDRMFQFMEAVEQHDAGGGLELVNELLQEGYDIQEYLIGLTEHLRNLYVARNSAKMHLVEASEEMKKRYRGAADAFSEDDLMRMLHIVSEAQYKIREAHQPKIQFEITLLKLIHMERTQNLNALLGELEALKKKLSEQPDAPAGSDDSDGSEADRDATGNDGQDNDGSEEPSDETPETGEEKTADAPKPERPAGANGRQASAEVAVADSEPAETSEEEEENVMGKPSLGSGRNRSGGKGIASGTPAGQASGGPQRNGSSVPKRAPKDISMEDVHACWPDYLEDIGEHLPKTLHLQMQRVEPVELKNRDLVLRCSDDFARQMVDENSRPLGKILQQYLGAFLSLKCRVQRTEKEQEESESPYERFKKLQERDPAIKTLVELFGAELDYNLNP; encoded by the coding sequence ATGTCAGACAATTACCGCGCACTAACCCGCACCTACCGGCCCCACACGTTTGACGAGATCGTGTCGCAGAAGCACGTCAGCGACACCCTCCGCAACGCCATCAAAAAGAACCGCCTGGCGCACGCCTACATGTTCAGCGGCCCCCGGGGCGTGGGCAAGACCACCATGGCCCGCGTGCTCGCCCGCGCCGTCAACGACATCGACGCCGAGGTAGACGGGGAGTCTCTCAATCAGACCCTCAACGTGGTGGAGATCGACGCCGCCTCCAACAACGGGGTGGACGACATCCGCGACCTGCGCGAGAAGGTGCGCATCCCTCCCCAGAACGGGCGCTACAAGATCTACATCATCGACGAGGTGCACATGCTCAGCAAGGCCGCCTTCAACGCCCTGCTGAAAACCCTCGAGGAGCCGCCCGACCACGTAATTTTCATCTTCGCCACCACCGAGCCCCACAAGGTGCTCCCCACCATCCTCTCGCGGGTGCAGCGCTTCGATTTCAAGCGCCTGAGCATCGAGGAGATCGTGGACCATCTTGACAAGGTGGCCTCGGAAGAGGGGATCCGCATCGACCGCGAGTCCCTCCACGTGATCGCCAAGAAGGCCGACGGGGCCCTGCGCGACGCCCTGGGCCTGCTCGACCAGGCCATCGCCTTCTGCGGAAGCGATATCCGCCATGAGGAACTGCTGCGCGCGCTCAATGTGGTGAGCACCGACCGGATGTTCCAGTTTATGGAAGCCGTGGAGCAGCACGATGCGGGCGGGGGACTGGAGCTGGTCAACGAGCTGCTGCAGGAGGGCTACGACATACAGGAGTACCTGATCGGGCTCACCGAACACCTGCGCAACCTCTACGTAGCCAGGAACTCCGCCAAGATGCACCTGGTGGAGGCCTCCGAAGAGATGAAAAAACGCTACCGGGGGGCGGCAGATGCCTTCAGCGAGGACGATCTGATGCGCATGCTGCATATCGTCAGCGAAGCGCAGTACAAGATCAGGGAAGCCCACCAGCCCAAGATACAGTTTGAGATTACCCTGCTGAAGCTCATCCATATGGAGCGCACGCAGAACCTGAACGCCCTGCTGGGCGAGCTGGAGGCTTTAAAAAAAAAGCTGAGTGAACAGCCGGACGCCCCGGCCGGGTCCGACGATTCCGACGGCAGCGAGGCCGATCGCGACGCCACCGGCAACGATGGACAGGACAACGACGGGAGCGAGGAACCCTCCGACGAGACGCCCGAAACCGGAGAGGAAAAGACCGCAGACGCCCCGAAACCGGAGAGGCCGGCCGGCGCCAACGGCCGCCAGGCTTCCGCGGAGGTAGCCGTAGCCGATTCAGAGCCGGCGGAGACCTCCGAAGAGGAAGAAGAGAATGTGATGGGCAAACCTTCCCTGGGGAGCGGCAGAAACCGCTCAGGCGGCAAGGGCATCGCCTCCGGCACACCGGCCGGGCAGGCCTCCGGCGGTCCGCAGCGCAACGGCAGCTCCGTCCCGAAGCGCGCGCCCAAGGATATCAGCATGGAGGATGTGCACGCATGCTGGCCCGACTACCTGGAGGACATCGGGGAGCACCTGCCGAAAACCCTTCACCTGCAGATGCAGCGCGTGGAGCCGGTGGAGCTAAAAAACCGCGATCTGGTGCTGCGCTGCAGCGACGACTTCGCCAGGCAGATGGTGGACGAGAACAGCCGTCCCCTGGGCAAGATTCTCCAGCAGTACCTGGGGGCCTTCCTGAGTTTGAAATGCCGGGTACAGCGCACCGAAAAGGAGCAGGAGGAGTCGGAATCGCCCTACGAGCGCTTTAAGAAATTGCAGGAACGCGATCCGGCCATCAAAACCCTGGTCGAACTATTCGGAGCCGAACTCGATTATAATTTAAATCCGTGA